A stretch of the Lactuca sativa cultivar Salinas chromosome 9, Lsat_Salinas_v11, whole genome shotgun sequence genome encodes the following:
- the LOC111898231 gene encoding heat shock 70 kDa protein 18, translating into MDVKGNNTPAIGIDLGTTYSCVAVWKHDHIEIIPNEQGNRITPSCVAFVDGERLIGDGAKNQVAMNPANTIFDAKRLIGRRFSDSKVQDNIKLWPFKVIQGSADTPKIVVSYRGEEKEFLAEEISSMILGKMKETAESYLEKPVKNAVVTVPAYFNDLQRQATKDAGTIAGLNVIRMINEPTAAAIAYGLTNKSDITRKINVLVFDLGGGTFDVSILTITEGGTIEVKAVAGDTHLGGEDFDNRMVDHCAQEFKRRWNKDLTGNKKALGRLRCACEKAKRILSCNTQTSIDVDCLHEGIDFSMKFTRAKFEELNMLFFNKCIETLEACLSDAKMPKSCVNEVILVGGSTRIPKVQCMLQDFFDKKKLHKSVNPDEAVAYGAAVLAGKLSGNSHESCQNLLLMDVAPLSVGQEIKEGVFSVVIPRNTPIPTKKSQIYITTKDNQSSTIIKVYQGERARATDNHLMGKYTISLPQAPRGVTRFRDYFEIDVNGILTVTSEIISTGEIQKLTIPTKIGSLTEEQIEEMVKDAEKYKQEDQEFKKKADALNALEDCVYNMKKKIKNMAHGKSLREMENAITDITKLLEQKQAVSIDEIQRMKKHLESLSKHNDMGSTWKKLHYTRNFFKKFLPSQKISP; encoded by the exons ATGGACGTCAAAGGAAACAACACACCGGCGATCGGCATCGACCTCGGAACCACTTACTCATGTGTCGCCGTTTGGAAGCATGATCACATCGAAATCATTCCCAATGAACAAGGCAACCGAATCACACCGTCATGTGTTGCTTTTGTTGATGGAGAACGTCTCATCGGCGATGGCGCCAAGAATCAAGTGGCGATGAACCCTGCTAACACCATATTTG ATGCTAAGAGGTTGATTGGGAGGAGATTCAGTGATTCCAAAGTGCAGGACAACATCAAGTTGTGGCCTTTTAAGGTCATACAAGGGTCAGCCGATACACCGAAGATTGTTGTCTCCTATAGAGGTGAAGAGAAGGAATTTTTGGCGGAAGAAATTTCATCTATGATTCTTGGGAAGATGAAAGAAACAGCTGAATCATACCTCGAAAAACCCGTTAAAAATGCTGTCGTAACTGTCCCCGCTTATTTTAATGATTTACAACGTCAAGCAACAAAAGATGCTGGTACTATTGCTGGACTTAATGTCATTCGCATGATCAACGAGCCTACAGCAGCAGCAATTGCTTATGGTCTTACCAATAAGTCTGATATCACTCGCAAGATCAATGTGCTAGTCTTTGATTTGGGTGGTGGCACTTTTGATGTCTCTATATTGACAATTACTGAAGGGGGAACCATTGAAGTGAAAGCTGTTGCTGGTGACACTCATTTGGGAGGTGAGGATTTTGATAACCGCATGGTGGATCATTGTGCTCAAGAATTCAAAAGGAGATGGAATAAAGACTTGACAGGGAACAAAAAAGCATTAGGGAGACTGAGATGTGCTTGTGAGAAAGCAAAAAGGATTCTTTCATGCAATACTCAGACTTCAATCGACGTAGATTGCTTGCATGAGGGAATTGATTTCTCTATGAAATTCACCAGAGCTAAATTTGAAGAGTTGAACATGCTTTTCTTCAATAAGTGCATCGAGACTCTTGAGGCATGTTTAAGTGATGCAAAGATGCCAAAATCGTGTGTTAACGAGGTGATTCTTGTGGGTGGCTCAACTAGAATACCAAAGGTCCAGTGTATGTTGCAAGATTTTTTCGATAAGAAGAAGCTACACAAGAGCGTAAACCCTGATGAGGCAGTTGCATATGGTGCAGCTGTTTTGGCGGGAAAGTTAAGTGGTAACAGTCATGAGAGCTGTCAAAATTTGTTGTTAATGGACGTCGCTCCTTTGTCAGTTGGTCAAGAAATTAAAGAAGGAGTATTTAGTGTTGTGATTCCACGAAACACTCCAATACCTACGAAGAAATCCCAAATCTATATTACAACCAAGGACAATCAATCTTCGACTATTATCAAGGTGTATCAAGGTGAAAGAGCAAGAGCTACTGATAACCATTTGATGGGGAAGTACACGATCTCTCTACCACAGGCTCCAAGAGGAGTTACCCGATTCAGGGACTACTTTGAAATAGATGTGAATGGCATCCTCACAGTCACATCGGAGATAATTTCAACTGGTGAGATACAGAAACTCACAATTCCCACCAAAATTGGAAGTCTCACAGAGGAACAGATCGAGGAGATGGTAAAAGATGCTGAGAAGTACAAACAGGAGGATCAAGAATTCAAGAAGAAAGCCGATGCATTGAATGCATTAGAGGATTGCGTATACAACATGaagaaaaagataaaaaatatGGCGCATGGAAAGAGCTTGAGGGAAATGGAAAACGCCATTACTGATATAACCAAGTTGTTGGAGCAGAAACAAGCTGTATCTATTGATGAGATTCAGCGCATGAAGAAACATTTGGAGTCTTTATCAAAACACAATGACATGGGTAGCACATGGAAAAAATTACACTATACCAGAAATTTTTTCAAAAAGTTTCTACCAAGCCAAAAAATTAGCCCGTAG